The DNA region CGTAGGAACGGGAGGAGTTTTGTAAGCCGCCGTGATCCACTTAATCGGAATGAATTGGGCATAGCCCGCATCAAATCGGGTGCCCAGAACGCTACCCCGAACAATCGGGAAGTACTGATCCACATTGAGCCGAGTGTACGACCCTGTACTGGGATTCGTGCGATTGTCGCGCATATCCCGCAGAGCATTGAAGGAAAAACTAAATAAGTCATCCACTCCAGTTCCACTGGCGGTCAGGGGATTGCCAAATTCATCAGTCGCAAAGACTTTACCCCCACTATCACGGGTGCTGACATTAGCATAATTCAGCCCCCATCGGCCATCCCATCCGGCTCCTAAAGGCCGTTGTAACCCAACGCCCACTCCATACCGCAGTTCCCGCACCCGATCGCCGTTGGGCAGATTCACCTCGTCAGTAAACACATTCGAGAGTCCCCGATTTCGGAAGAGATTGGCGCTGTAACCGGGCACATTGGGTTCCGTGTCCCGGTAAGGGCTGACAAAGCGGGCATCAAATTGCACATCCCGCGTTCCCACCAGCACATTTGCGCCCAGTTGCTGACCCAGGCCGCCAAAGTTGACATCCTGAATGCTGACCGACCCAAAGAGACCCAGCGCATCATTATACCCACCCCCAAAGCGCAGATCACGAGGGGGGCGCTCCACCAGGTTGTACACAACATCCGCTCTCCGGGCATCACCTTCAAACGTGATATTGACCGATTGAAAGATCCCCAAATTGCTGAGACGTTGCAAGTCTTCTTTCGCCCGATCGACCTGGAACACCTGACCGGGTTTGGTTTTAATTTGCCGCAGGACAAACGCCTCTTGAGAGCGAGGGACGATCGGCTGGCCTTTTTCATCGGTAGCTTTCCCATCTCGATCCAGATACCGCAGTTTCACATCATTGACCACCCCTTCCGCGACATCAATGGTGAGAATGCCATCGGCTGAGGGCTGTAAGCTCAATACTCGCGCTAAGGTATAGCCGTTTTTGGCATACCAGTCGTTGATTTGCTTGACAGCCTGATTCAGAGCCGCCGAATCCAGAGGTTTACCAAACTGATCTCGGAAAAACTCAGTCGCCACCACATAATTGAGCACATTGGCATTGGTGAGATTGAGCGATCGCAAAAGAGTAGGTGTTGCAGTAAACGTGACGCTTAATCCTTGCGGATTTTGCTGCGTGCTAACCGTTACGGCTGAGAAAAACCCTGTATTCAGTAACCGTGTAACATCCTCCTGCAATTGATTGGGCGTTGTCTGACTGCCCGGTTTGGTCTGAATTACCCGCAAGCCTAAATCCTGCAGGGAAGGATCTACCCCCACAATTTGCACATCCGTTACCAACACCGCTAACCCAGACGTATCAGGGGGTTGCATGGAATTTGTCGGACGGTTCGGTGCGGCGGGCGGTGGCGGCTGATTTGGTAATGGGGTAAGTTGGGAGGCTGCGGCAGGGGGTGGAGTGACAGCGGGCGCAACCCAGATAGGGCTGTTCAGCGAGGAGGATGGAGTAGCAGCAGGGGAAACTGGTGGTTGAGGGGGAAGGGGAGGCGGTGGGTCAGGTGAAACAGATTGAATTGCTTCTGGTTCGCTGGCAGGCGGCGGCGGAATTTCCTCATCTGAACCTGAAGCAGGTTGGGAGGAAAGGGGAGGCTGGGGAGTGGGGGGTGGGGTAATTTCAGTTTGAGGAACCCCCTCTGATGGGGCAGGAACAACAACGGATTGGTAGTCCTGATAATATTCTGGGTTTGACAAAGAAGGATTTGAGGCTGGATTGGCAGCCGCGATTTCTGCCTGTAAGGAGGATGCGATCGCGACCGCAGCCCAAATACTCAGGGTATACAGCCGTAATTGCGATGTTTTGTGCAGAACCGGGGTCGCAGCGTTCAAAGTCGTTTCAGGTGTGAGTGGGCCAGGACGAACGCAGATTTCCAGTCAGGAAAACAACCTGAATCGTCCATTTCGCCCATTCATTCTGCACAAAAGCACGAAAATGGCTAACTTTTTTCCTAAAGAAACTACAAAAGCTGCCATGCCAGCTTCGCGGCCCCTACCATGCCAGCCTGATTACCCAATTCGGCTCGCAGTAGCTGTAAGCCTGCACGGGAACTGGGAAGCACTCGCCGTTCAATTTCAGCTTGTACGCTGGGAAAGAAAAAGTCTGCACTGGCGCTCACTCCTCCCCCAATGACGATCGCCTCTGGGGTTAAGACATAAATCAAACTTGCCAGTCCGGCCCCTAAGTCCCGCCCATATTGCTGCCAGAACTCTAGTGCTTTGGGATCACCCGCTAAAGCCATTGCGCCTAATTCGTCAGGTTCCATCCCTGTGCGACGACGAATTGCCTGAACAGACACATATTGCTCCAGGGATCCCTGATTGCCACTATTACAGGGTGGCCCGTCCGGATTCAGGGTAATTAATCCCAGTTCTCCAGCAGTGCCATGATGACCAACAAATAGTTTGCCATCCAAAATAATCGCTCCACCAACACCAGTGCCCAGGGTTAACAGAATCAGGTTGCGGTACCAGCGTCCGGCTCCTAACCAGGCTTCACCTAATCCAGCACAGTTGGCATCATTGGCAATTACCGTGGGTCGGCCTGTTTTTGCTTCTAACCAGTCTGCCAGGGGAACATCCTGCCAGCCGCTGAGGTTAATCGCCACTCTCGCAATTCGTCCGGCAGCGTCCGCAGGCCCAGGAGTTCCCACACCAATCGCTATAGCCTTCCGCTGCGGGTCTATTTCAGCTATCGCAGCGGCCATGGCCACCAATACCGCTTCTGGAGTAGCAGGTTGGGGAGTCGGGATCCTGAGAGTCTGAAGACAGGTTCCATCTTGAGTAAAGCGCCCCAACTTGATGGCTGTTCCTCCCAGATCGATACCTAAAACTTGAGGAGCCGTTGGGGACTCGCTGGGAGTAATATTCATCATCAAAAGATTACTAAGACTCAAAGGAGCAGGATAAGAAGGCCAAAGGATCAAAAACCACTAGTCAGCCATTTTATAGGAATTGCGGAACACTTTGAATGCTGGAAAGGCCCGCTGATAATTGTGTGCTTTTGCATCCAGGTCAGCCTGGAAAAGCTCGCCAGCTTGATTACGGGCCTGGCGCTAGTTGAAATGCTAGTTTCTGAAGCTGGAAAGTTTGCTATTTGGCCGTTCCCTTGACCGCCCCCAGCCAATTCTGAAATTCAGATCGCTCACTTTCCCACGAACTGATATTAGCTTTGCGCTTTGACACCTTGCCGTGTTGGTTATTTTGAGGTTTGCGATCGCGTCCCAAAGGACGTGAGCGATCAGAGGAAAATGGTTGATTTAAGGTGTAGCTGGCTAACTCTGTATGCCTCAGAGGAAGTGGCAACGGGGCGATCGATCTGGATGCGCCAGGGCTGCCACGGTGTAAAAATATCGGTCGGATGGAATGGCTTTTTAATAAACTGGCCGTTACCCTGGCTGCATGGGCAACCTCTGGCTTCCATATTTGCTGAGAGGCTCTGGAGAGGGAACTAGCCGCAACCAATACCAGCGTTGTTAAACCGACGGTCACCAGCCATCTGGTTTTCAGTTTCATTTGATACCTCACAGCAGTAAAGGCAGGTGATAGGGGGATAAAGATTAATACGACTCAACCTGACTCATTTCCGGCAAACTTGATTTTGTTGCAGGCTGAGTTGCAGGTCGAAAGAAGCGATTAACCTAAAACCGGATCTCCTGAACTTAATGTAGACACTCCTCTTACGAGACATAACGGATGAATCAGCGTAACTGTAAAAATTTATGCAACCTTCATACAGATTTTTCTGAGCCAGCACTAATCGCTTTATCCTTCCTGATAGCCCTACCGTGTACACACAAGTCATTCAGACGTGGCTGCACCGAAGTCTACTTGTTAGATCCAAACTCCTGGTTTGGGTGGCAGCCCCCCAAACCCCCCGCTGTGGAGGACGGCTGCGTCCCCCACACCCCCTCCAGAAGGATTAGCTGGTGAGCGGCTCAAGACTTAGGGTACACTCGTCAAATCGTTAAACTGGGGTCTGTTGCCCTCACCAAGTCAACCCTTTCGGGGGGTGTGGGGGAGATCGGACCCCACACAGCGGGGGTCCGGGGGGAAGTCCCCCGGATCTAGACTTTGGGTTTTACCGAGATGTCTGTACACAGTAGCCCAAGTTTGGGAGAGGGGGAGGGGCCGGGGGGTGGGGGTGAGGGCTTGGAAAAACATCCAATTACCGAAGTTATTAAATCCATGATCCTTAGTTTTTCCCAAATCCACCTGAGAAGGTCATACTCTCAATTGGTACGATGGGTTAAAAGCGTCGTAAAGCGCTCTGTGTCCCCTAAAATCAGGGAATGCAACACCAATCTCCCTTTTCGCAAATCCCTTCCTGTACCTGGAACCGACCCATTGGCCTGGGTTGGAGCCATCCCTATACGGTTCGTTATCCCAGCAACCTGGATGATGGCCCCTGGCATGGAATGCCCCTGGGTGGATTGGGAGCCGGATGCATTGGTCGTTCCCATCGAGGCGACTTCAATCTCTGGCACATTGACGGTGGAGAGCATATCTTTCAAACCATACCCGCCTGTCAATTTAGTGTCTTTGAACAGGCCAACGGCAAAACCCAGGCGTATGCGTTGTGTACGGAAGCACCAGAGGATGGCAGTCTGAGTGCATGGCAGTGGTATCCAGGTAGTGGGGGAGCGGGGAGCGGGGAAAGTCAGGAAGAAGGGGAAGCAGCATCTAAAATCCAAAATCCAAAACCCCAAATTTCTACTGGTACCTATCACGCGCTTTATCCCCGGAGTTGGTTTGTCTATGAAAACGTTTTTCAGGCCACGCTGACGTGTGAGCAGTTTTCACCGATCTGGGCACACAATTATCAGGAAGCCAGTTACCCGATCGCGGTCTTCCTGTGGACAGCCTCTAACCCAACCGATCAACCCCTGACGCTCAGCATCCTGCTGTCCTGGCAGAATATGGTGGGCTGGTTCACAAATGCCATGAAATCTCCGGAGGTGCAAATTCGGGATGATGGCAGTCCGGTGTATGACTATTACCCTCGCTTAGGGGACAGTCAGGGCAATTTTAATCGACTGATGCGGGAAGGCCGACAACTGGGGATTGTGATGGCCAGGGAAACCCCAAGCCACGAGCCAGCAGAAGGAGAGGGACAGTGGGCGATCGCAGTTGACGTACCAGCCAATGCCGGAGCCTTTTACCATGCCCGATGGAATCCTGTTGGCAACGGAGCAGAATTATGGACACCGTTTGCGCGAGATGGTTCCCTATCCAATATTGAGAATTTAGCTCCGGCCCAGGACGGAGGACAGGTGGGAGCTGCGATGGCCGTTCGCTTCACGCTGCAACCGGGAGAAACGCTGCAAATTCCCTTTGTCCTCAGTTGGGATTTTCCCGTGACGGAATTTGCTCAGGGCATTATCTATTTTCGGCGGTATACCGATTTCTTTGGCCGTAATGGTCAGAATGCCTGGGCGATCGCGCAGACTGCCCTGAATCAATACAAGACCTGGCAGCAGCAGATCCAGATCTGGCAAGAGCCAATCCTGCAACGGGATGACCTGCCGGACTGGTTCAAAATGGCTCTGTTCAATGAACTGTACGACCTGACGGATGGAGGAACCCTGTGGAGTGCGGCAACAGAGCAAGATCCGATCGGCCAGTTCGCGATCCTGGAGTGCCTGGATTACCGCTGGTACGAAAGCCTGGATGTCCGGTTGTATGGTTCGTTTGCCCTGTTAATGCTGTTTCCCGATCTGGAAAAAGCCGTTCTGCGAGCCTTTACACGGGCCATCCCTGCCAGCGATGAGCGAACTCGCGTGATTGGTTACTATTACACCCTTGGGGCCGACAGTCCAATGGCGATGCGCAAAGTCGCAGGAGCCACCCCTCACGACTTGGGCGCACCCAATGAGCACGTCTGGGAGAAAACCAATTACACCAGCTATCAGGACTGCAACCAGTGGAAAGATTTGCCCTGTGATTTTGTTTTGCAAGTGTACCGGGACTTCCTGTTCACTGGCGCGACCGATCTGGACTTTCTCCAGGAATGCTGGCCCGCGATCGCCCAAACCCTCCACTACCTCAAATGCTTTGATTACGATTACGATGGCATTCCTGAAAACGGCGGTGCCCCCGACCAGACCTTTGATGACTGGAAACTTCAGGGAATCAGTGCTTACTGCGGCGGCCTATGGCTGGCAGCTCTGGAAGCCGCGATCGCGATCGGACGTATGCTCGCCGAGCAATCCACCGATATTCGTCTTCTGTCCACCCTCTCGAAAGACATCGGCAATTTTCAACTCTGGCTAGAGCAATCCCAAAACCTTTACCATGAGACCCTCTGGAACGGGCAATACTACCGCCTGGATAGCAAAAGCGGTTCCGACATCGTTATGGCCGATCAACTCTGTGGTCAGTTTTACGCTCGCCTCTTGAAATTGCCGGATATCGTTCCCATTGATTGCGCCAAAACCGCCCTTTCTACTATTTACGACGCTTGTTTTATTAAGTTCAACGACTACCTGGCAGCAGGTGGAGAAACTCGCAGCGATGGTCGGATTGCAGAAGCGATCGACAAATTGCCATTTCGCTCCTGCTTACCAGTAGGGGTGGCCAATGGAGTTCGACCTGATGGCACCCCAGAAAATCCTAACTCCACTCATCCCCTGGAAGTCTGGACAGGGATTAACTTTGGACTGGCCGCCTTCCTGATGCAAATGGGCATGAAAGACGCAGCCCTTGAAATCACGAAAGCTGTAGTTGAGCAGGTTTATACCAATGGCTTACAATTTCGTACCCCAGAAGCCATTACCCCTACCGGAACCTTCCGCGCCAGCCATTATTTACGACCAATGGCGATCTGGGCTGTTTATGGAGTACTAAGTGGAGCGCTATAGATAGCAAAAGCATCCTAAACTTGATATAGTAGTATGCTGATGCGGCGGCATCGCCAAGTGGTAAGGCAAGGGTCTGCAAAATCCTCACCCCCGGTTCGAATCCGGGTGCCGCCTTCAAAATGTCATATCTAAAAAATCGCTAAAAGCCTTGCTGGGTAACAGTTACGGTCTAGTGCTGTAACTCGCTTGTATACCTCCGTGAGGATGCTTACAACTGTTGCAGCAGGGCTTGAGTCAAAGGGTGGTCGGATAGGTCGGCAGTCCGTCCTTCGGCGATCGTTTGGCCTAATAAACCGACAAAGTTATTCAAGACCGTTTGGGTGTTGGGATGATCCTCCCCTAAACGGCTAAACAGAATACCTAACGCTTGCACATAGAGCGGTTCGGCTTCACTGTAGCGCCCTTGCGACTCATATAAACCAGCCAGATTGTTCAAACTGGTGGCCACAGCCGGGTGGTCGGCTCCCAACAGGCGCTGCATCAGGTCCAACGCTTGCACATAGAGCGGTTCGGCTTCACTGTAGCGCCCTTGCCTCTGATATAGATAAGCCAGATTGTTCAAACTGGTGGCCACAGCCGGGTGGTCGGCTCCCAACAGGCGCTGCCTCAGGTCCAAGGCTTGCACATAGAGCGGTTCGGCTTCACTGTAGCGCCCTTGCCTCTGATATAGATAAGCCAGATTGTTCAAACTGGTGGCCACAGCCGGGTGGTCGGCTCCCAACAGGCGCTGCATCAGGTCCAAGGCTTGCACATAGAGCGGTTCGGCTTCACTGTAGCGCCCTTGCCTCTGATATAGATAAGCCAGATTGTTCAAACTGGTGGCCACAGCCGGGTGGTCGGCTCCCAACAGGCGCTGCCTCAGGTCCAAGGCTTGCACATAGAGCGGTTCGGCTTCACTGTAGCGCCCTTGCGACTCATATAGTCCAGCCAGATTGTTCAAACTGGTGGCCACAGCCGGGTGGTCGGCTCCCAACAGGCGCTGCCTCAGGTCCAACGCTTGCACATAGAGCGGTTCGGCTTCACTGTAGCGCCCTTGCCTCTGATATAGATAAGCCAGATTGTTCAAACTGGTGGCCACATCCGGGTGGTCGGCTCCCAACAGGCGCTGACTCAGGTCCAAGGCTTGCACATAGAGCGGTTCGGCTTCACTGTAGCGCCCTTGCCTCTGATATAGATAAGCCAGATTGTTCAAACTGGTGGCCACATCCGGGTGGTCGGCTCCCAACAGGCGCTGCCTCAGGTCCAAGGCTTGCACATAGAGCGGTTCGGCTTCACTGTAGCGCCCTTGCGACTCATATAGTCCAGCCAGATTGTTCAAACTGGTGGCCACAGCCGGGTGGTCGGCTCCCAACAGGCGCTGCCTCAGGTCCAAGGCTTGCACATAGAGCGGTTCGGCTTCACTGTAGCGCCCTTGCGACTCATATAGTCCAGCCAGATTGTTCAAACTGGTGGCCACAGCCGGGTGGTCGGCTCCCAACAGGCGCTGCCTCAGGTCCAACGCTTGCACATAGAGCGGTTCGGCTTCACTGTAGCGCCCTTGCCTCTGATATAGATAAGCCAGATTGTTCAAACTGGTGGCCACATCCGGGTGGTCGGCTCCCAACAGGCGCTGCCTCAGGTCCAAGGCTTGCACATAGAGCGGTTCGGCTTCACTGTAGCGCCCTTGCCTCTGATATAGATAAGCCAGATTGTTCAAACTGGTGGCCACATCCGGGTGGTCGGCTCCCAACAGGCGCTGACTCAGGTCCAAGGCTTGCACATAGAGCGGTTCGGCTTCACTGTAGCGCCCTTGCGACTCATATAGTCCAGCCAGATTGTTCAAACTGGTGGCCACAGCCGGGTGGTCGGCTCCCAACAGGCGCTGCCTCAGGTCCAACGCTTGCACATAGAGCGGTTCGGCTTCACTGTAGCGCCCTTGCCTCTGATATAGATAAGCCAGATTGTTCAAACTGGTGGCCACAGCCGGGTGGTCGGCTCCCAGGCGATCGCGACAGGCCGCTAAACACCGTTCATACCAGGGGGCAGCCTGGGCGTAGGCTCCCTGGCCATCGTAAAACCGGGCAATGCCAACAAAGCTCCAGAGGAGATCAGCATCGGCAACTGAGGTAAGCCAGGTGGTCGTGACTTCTGCCAGGTGGGGAATGAGGGGGGTGAAGGTGAGGATCTGATCGCGAGTGGGAGATTGGGGAATTTGTTGGGCGATTTGCACCATCTGGCGGCAGTAGGCAGTGGGGAGATCGGCCCTCTCCCCCGGCCCCTCTCCCACAGGAGAGGGGAGCGTGGCTAATTTGGTGCGGAAGAATTCGCGCAGGAGTTGGTGCAGTTGAACGGTGTGTTCGCCCACACGCTGAAGTAAGCTGCGGTTGACCAGGCCACGATCGCGCCAGTCTTCCAGGTCTTCTGCATCCACCTGATCAAACCAGGGGGTGATCAGTTCCCAGGGGATGGGAGCCAGGGCATAGAGACTCAGGATCAAGGCCAGGTGTTGTTCCTGGGGATTCAGATCGGCCCAACTTAACTCAAAGGCTGCCGCCACGCTTTCATGAGTGGCGGTTCTATCCGGTTGACGCTGGCAGAGTACTCTGGCAGCCAGATGTTTGGCATCTAAGCGCTGTTGCAGGGTGGTGAGGGAGAGATCGGGGTGCTGTGCCAGGTAGCTCCCCACCATTTCCAGTCCCAGGGGGAGGTAGCCCAACCACTGGCAGAGGTGTTTCGCTAGAGGGAGTTGGGAATCAATGCGGTCTGGATGGGTGAAGGCACGCAGCAGATCAAGGGCCGCCGCTTCACTCAAGACATCGATAGAGAAGGAGCGCAAGGACTGTCCCAGGTTAACGCGGGTGGTGAGCAGGACTTTGAAGCGGGGTTCGGTAGGTGGCAGATAGGGGGCGATGGCATCATACGCCGTGACATCATCCAGGACAATCAAGACATCGCCATCGGGCCAGCGCTGCCAGCAATATTGCACCTGAGCCGGGAGGTCGAAGTCATCGGGTGGGGTGAGGCCAAACCAGGTACGGGCAAAGGTGACCAGTTGGGTGCCCAAATCCAGATCCCGGACAGAGAACCAGCAGACCCCAGCGGGATAAGTCCCTTGCTGTAGGTGGTAGGTCGCGTATTGGAGGGCGAGTTCAGTTTTGCCGATGCCCCCCATGCCCTGAATGGCGGTGATCGCAATGCGATCGCTCTGCTGCACCAGGCTGTGGAGGTTGGTCAGATCCTGCTCCCGTCCGACAAAGGCGATCGCGCCGGAATGGGGCAGGTTGCTGGGAATGCCAGGGGGAAGGGGGGCGGGGGGAGAGGGAAGTTGGAGAATGGTTGAGTCGATGTAAGCATCTCCACTAACATTGCCAATCGCTGTCGCATTTCCAGACATTTCACCAATCACCTGGTTGCGATCGCCCGTAACAGTTTGGCGGGTGGTGGGAGCCGAAGGTGGGGGGATGGGTCGATGGCTGGAGGTAGGGCGATGAAATCGATGAGTGAGGAGGCGGAACACTCGTTTGAGCCAGTGCAGGAGACAATGCAGCAGGGATTTGCGACGAGTTTTCATGGGGCTAACGGATTTGGCATTCGATCACCGCTTACAGGGTGGCGTTGCCGCCTACGGAGCCGATCGCTTTGGCATTGCCCGACATCTGGCCAATCACCTGATTTTGATTGCCTGTCACCGTTTGCTGAATCTGAACACCTCCCGTCGTGGTCTGGGCCTCTGCTAACAATTGCGCGATCGTCGTGGCTAACTCTGGATCAGCCTCGAGGATTTTGCTCAACTGTTTCCGTAAGGCCGCTTGAGAATCCGCATCCTCTGGATCAGCCGCCACATCTGCTGCGGCTTCCTGGGCCGCTTCTTTGGCGGCTACTTTGGGCTGCAACTTAGACCAGATGGCCTTAGCTTTGCCCCAGGTGTCTTCGCCAACCTTTTCGGCAGCTTTTTCTGCCGCTTTATCGCCCAACTTCAAGAGGAAAGGCAGGCAGGGAGCGAGAAAGCTAACCAGCAGGGTAATGTCCATACGGAAATTCCTCAAATAGCGGTGAACATTCGGCCTTAGCTGTCCATAGCGTAACGCAGGTTTAATTACAAATGCTAAAAATTTAGTATGACATCCAATGCCCCCACGACCAACTCAATTCCCTATGTCCCCTGATTCAACCTCGCCGCTACCGGAAATGTCCTCCCACATTCAGCAGGAGATAACTGGCGATCGCAACCAGGCGATCGGTCAGGTTTATGGCGGGATTGTGGTCTACGTGAGCGGGGGGCAGGCCGTCTTCAACCCAGCAGCAACTGACCCGTCCCAACCGGCAACCAAGAAACCAGCCAGGGAGATTGGAGCCAATCCTTACAAGGGGTTGTTGGCGTTCCAGGAGGCAGACAGCGGGAATTTCTTTGGGCGATCGCGTCTGTGGTGAACTTTTTACCCAGTTCCCCAGCACCAGATTCGAGAAACTTTTGAAAAGCCAGTTCAGCAATTTTGCTTGCGGTCAGTGTGGCAG from Leptodesmis sichuanensis A121 includes:
- a CDS encoding BamA/TamA family outer membrane protein, with translation MNAATPVLHKTSQLRLYTLSIWAAVAIASSLQAEIAAANPASNPSLSNPEYYQDYQSVVVPAPSEGVPQTEITPPPTPQPPLSSQPASGSDEEIPPPPASEPEAIQSVSPDPPPPLPPQPPVSPAATPSSSLNSPIWVAPAVTPPPAAASQLTPLPNQPPPPAAPNRPTNSMQPPDTSGLAVLVTDVQIVGVDPSLQDLGLRVIQTKPGSQTTPNQLQEDVTRLLNTGFFSAVTVSTQQNPQGLSVTFTATPTLLRSLNLTNANVLNYVVATEFFRDQFGKPLDSAALNQAVKQINDWYAKNGYTLARVLSLQPSADGILTIDVAEGVVNDVKLRYLDRDGKATDEKGQPIVPRSQEAFVLRQIKTKPGQVFQVDRAKEDLQRLSNLGIFQSVNITFEGDARRADVVYNLVERPPRDLRFGGGYNDALGLFGSVSIQDVNFGGLGQQLGANVLVGTRDVQFDARFVSPYRDTEPNVPGYSANLFRNRGLSNVFTDEVNLPNGDRVRELRYGVGVGLQRPLGAGWDGRWGLNYANVSTRDSGGKVFATDEFGNPLTASGTGVDDLFSFSFNALRDMRDNRTNPSTGSYTRLNVDQYFPIVRGSVLGTRFDAGYAQFIPIKWITAAYKTPPVPTESQPEVFAFNVQAGSWVGDLPPYNAFVLGGSNSVRAWNTGAIGSSRSYIQANAEYRFPIYKYIGGAAFFDFASDLGTDKDVPGQPAVIRDKPGTGFGAGFGLRVNSPLGIIRGDLGISNQGDVRFQFGFGQSF
- a CDS encoding ROK family protein, whose translation is MNITPSESPTAPQVLGIDLGGTAIKLGRFTQDGTCLQTLRIPTPQPATPEAVLVAMAAAIAEIDPQRKAIAIGVGTPGPADAAGRIARVAINLSGWQDVPLADWLEAKTGRPTVIANDANCAGLGEAWLGAGRWYRNLILLTLGTGVGGAIILDGKLFVGHHGTAGELGLITLNPDGPPCNSGNQGSLEQYVSVQAIRRRTGMEPDELGAMALAGDPKALEFWQQYGRDLGAGLASLIYVLTPEAIVIGGGVSASADFFFPSVQAEIERRVLPSSRAGLQLLRAELGNQAGMVGAAKLAWQLL
- a CDS encoding GH116 family glycosyl hydrolase — encoded protein: MQHQSPFSQIPSCTWNRPIGLGWSHPYTVRYPSNLDDGPWHGMPLGGLGAGCIGRSHRGDFNLWHIDGGEHIFQTIPACQFSVFEQANGKTQAYALCTEAPEDGSLSAWQWYPGSGGAGSGESQEEGEAASKIQNPKPQISTGTYHALYPRSWFVYENVFQATLTCEQFSPIWAHNYQEASYPIAVFLWTASNPTDQPLTLSILLSWQNMVGWFTNAMKSPEVQIRDDGSPVYDYYPRLGDSQGNFNRLMREGRQLGIVMARETPSHEPAEGEGQWAIAVDVPANAGAFYHARWNPVGNGAELWTPFARDGSLSNIENLAPAQDGGQVGAAMAVRFTLQPGETLQIPFVLSWDFPVTEFAQGIIYFRRYTDFFGRNGQNAWAIAQTALNQYKTWQQQIQIWQEPILQRDDLPDWFKMALFNELYDLTDGGTLWSAATEQDPIGQFAILECLDYRWYESLDVRLYGSFALLMLFPDLEKAVLRAFTRAIPASDERTRVIGYYYTLGADSPMAMRKVAGATPHDLGAPNEHVWEKTNYTSYQDCNQWKDLPCDFVLQVYRDFLFTGATDLDFLQECWPAIAQTLHYLKCFDYDYDGIPENGGAPDQTFDDWKLQGISAYCGGLWLAALEAAIAIGRMLAEQSTDIRLLSTLSKDIGNFQLWLEQSQNLYHETLWNGQYYRLDSKSGSDIVMADQLCGQFYARLLKLPDIVPIDCAKTALSTIYDACFIKFNDYLAAGGETRSDGRIAEAIDKLPFRSCLPVGVANGVRPDGTPENPNSTHPLEVWTGINFGLAAFLMQMGMKDAALEITKAVVEQVYTNGLQFRTPEAITPTGTFRASHYLRPMAIWAVYGVLSGAL
- a CDS encoding tetratricopeptide repeat protein, with the protein product MKTRRKSLLHCLLHWLKRVFRLLTHRFHRPTSSHRPIPPPSAPTTRQTVTGDRNQVIGEMSGNATAIGNVSGDAYIDSTILQLPSPPAPLPPGIPSNLPHSGAIAFVGREQDLTNLHSLVQQSDRIAITAIQGMGGIGKTELALQYATYHLQQGTYPAGVCWFSVRDLDLGTQLVTFARTWFGLTPPDDFDLPAQVQYCWQRWPDGDVLIVLDDVTAYDAIAPYLPPTEPRFKVLLTTRVNLGQSLRSFSIDVLSEAAALDLLRAFTHPDRIDSQLPLAKHLCQWLGYLPLGLEMVGSYLAQHPDLSLTTLQQRLDAKHLAARVLCQRQPDRTATHESVAAAFELSWADLNPQEQHLALILSLYALAPIPWELITPWFDQVDAEDLEDWRDRGLVNRSLLQRVGEHTVQLHQLLREFFRTKLATLPSPVGEGPGERADLPTAYCRQMVQIAQQIPQSPTRDQILTFTPLIPHLAEVTTTWLTSVADADLLWSFVGIARFYDGQGAYAQAAPWYERCLAACRDRLGADHPAVATSLNNLAYLYQRQGRYSEAEPLYVQALDLRQRLLGADHPAVATSLNNLAGLYESQGRYSEAEPLYVQALDLSQRLLGADHPDVATSLNNLAYLYQRQGRYSEAEPLYVQALDLRQRLLGADHPDVATSLNNLAYLYQRQGRYSEAEPLYVQALDLRQRLLGADHPAVATSLNNLAGLYESQGRYSEAEPLYVQALDLRQRLLGADHPAVATSLNNLAGLYESQGRYSEAEPLYVQALDLRQRLLGADHPDVATSLNNLAYLYQRQGRYSEAEPLYVQALDLSQRLLGADHPDVATSLNNLAYLYQRQGRYSEAEPLYVQALDLRQRLLGADHPAVATSLNNLAGLYESQGRYSEAEPLYVQALDLRQRLLGADHPAVATSLNNLAYLYQRQGRYSEAEPLYVQALDLMQRLLGADHPAVATSLNNLAYLYQRQGRYSEAEPLYVQALDLRQRLLGADHPAVATSLNNLAYLYQRQGRYSEAEPLYVQALDLMQRLLGADHPAVATSLNNLAGLYESQGRYSEAEPLYVQALGILFSRLGEDHPNTQTVLNNFVGLLGQTIAEGRTADLSDHPLTQALLQQL